One Acutalibacter muris DNA window includes the following coding sequences:
- a CDS encoding methylated-DNA--[protein]-cysteine S-methyltransferase yields MGKIFKVMSSPIGPLTLAEHDGALTHLLFNGEVPKEYIEGESELLQKAEAELSEYFEGARREFDLPLEPSGTEFQQRVWAALLDIPYGETRSYKDIAIAAGCPRGFRAVGMANHNNPISIIVPCHRVIGSGGGLTGYGGGLPIKEYLLGLERKYS; encoded by the coding sequence ATGGGAAAAATATTTAAGGTCATGTCCTCGCCCATAGGGCCGCTGACCCTTGCAGAGCATGACGGCGCGCTGACCCATCTGCTGTTTAACGGCGAAGTGCCGAAGGAATATATAGAGGGAGAGTCGGAGCTGCTCCAAAAGGCCGAAGCAGAGCTTTCGGAATATTTTGAGGGCGCAAGGCGAGAGTTTGACCTGCCCCTTGAGCCCTCGGGTACAGAGTTCCAGCAGAGGGTCTGGGCCGCGCTTCTGGATATACCCTACGGCGAGACGCGTAGCTATAAGGATATCGCCATCGCCGCCGGCTGTCCAAGGGGCTTTAGGGCCGTGGGCATGGCAAACCACAACAACCCCATCTCCATCATCGTGCCTTGCCACCGGGTAATCGGCAGCGGCGGGGGGCTCACCGGCTATGGCGGGGGGCTGCCCATAAAGGAGTACCTGCTGGGTCTGGAGAGGAAATATTCATAA
- the alr gene encoding alanine racemase has translation MTEIIRRTWAEIDLDALAHNYRRVREATDQRAKVCCVVKADGYGHGALRIAAELQSLGADWFAVSNLEEALQLRRGGIERPILVLGFTPPEEAAALSEGDVSQCVYSAEYAEKLSLCAKVAGVKVKIHAKIDTGMSRLGFYFQDIFRDEGAIDEVIKACSLPGLIPEGVFSHFAVSDEGKAGDAFTMRQFGCFKEMSEALVRAGVGGDKPPLRHCANSAAVFDYPLSHLDMVRAGVVLYGLYPSGQLRARPDLRPVLSLRSVVSHVKTLLPGATVSYGRRFTAQQETRVATVPVGYADGYPRALGPGGAVVLIRGQRCPVLGRICMDQLMADVSGVEGAAMGDRVTLIGRDGTEEITAGEVAGWEGTINYEVVCALSKRVPRVYLKGGRVESIYNQLLTE, from the coding sequence ATGACTGAGATAATCCGCCGCACCTGGGCAGAGATAGACCTGGACGCCCTTGCGCACAATTACCGCCGGGTTCGGGAGGCCACGGACCAGAGGGCCAAAGTCTGCTGTGTTGTAAAGGCCGACGGCTATGGCCATGGGGCCCTGCGCATAGCCGCCGAGCTCCAGAGCCTTGGCGCGGACTGGTTCGCGGTCTCCAATCTGGAGGAGGCCCTTCAGCTGCGCCGGGGGGGAATAGAAAGGCCGATACTTGTGCTGGGCTTCACCCCGCCGGAGGAGGCCGCCGCCCTCAGCGAGGGGGACGTCTCCCAGTGCGTGTACTCCGCGGAGTATGCAGAGAAGCTGTCCCTGTGCGCCAAGGTCGCTGGGGTCAAAGTGAAGATACACGCGAAGATTGACACAGGCATGAGCCGCCTTGGCTTCTACTTCCAGGACATCTTTAGGGACGAGGGGGCCATAGACGAGGTTATAAAGGCCTGTTCCCTGCCCGGGCTCATACCAGAGGGGGTATTCTCCCACTTCGCCGTGTCCGACGAGGGGAAAGCCGGGGACGCTTTCACCATGCGGCAGTTCGGCTGCTTTAAGGAGATGTCCGAGGCGCTGGTGCGCGCCGGGGTGGGCGGAGATAAGCCTCCTCTTCGGCACTGCGCCAACTCCGCGGCGGTGTTCGACTATCCCCTCTCCCACCTGGACATGGTCCGGGCGGGGGTGGTGCTGTACGGTCTGTACCCCTCCGGGCAGCTTCGGGCCCGGCCTGACCTTCGGCCGGTGCTCTCCCTGCGGTCGGTGGTGTCCCACGTGAAGACCCTGTTGCCCGGGGCCACCGTCAGCTATGGCAGGAGGTTTACGGCACAGCAGGAGACGCGTGTAGCGACGGTGCCGGTGGGCTATGCCGACGGCTATCCCAGGGCTCTTGGCCCCGGCGGGGCCGTGGTGCTCATAAGGGGGCAGAGGTGCCCGGTGCTGGGGCGCATATGTATGGACCAGCTTATGGCAGACGTCAGCGGCGTGGAGGGCGCGGCCATGGGCGACCGGGTGACCCTTATCGGCCGGGACGGCACAGAGGAGATAACCGCCGGGGAGGTGGCCGGCTGGGAGGGCACCATAAATTACGAGGTGGTCTGCGCCCTGTCAAAGCGTGTGCCGAGAGTCTACCTAAAGGGCGGGAGGGTAGAGAGCATTTATAACCAGCTGCTTACCGAATAA
- a CDS encoding sporulation transcriptional regulator SpoIIID encodes MHKDVSQRLKYIDRGLYRDVKNVLAVNKAQRHIRGGLATKKKYESLK; translated from the coding sequence ATACATAAGGACGTCTCCCAGCGTCTAAAGTATATAGACCGGGGCCTATACCGGGACGTGAAGAATGTGCTTGCCGTCAACAAGGCCCAGCGGCATATCCGCGGCGGCCTTGCCACAAAGAAAAAATACGAGTCGTTAAAATAA
- a CDS encoding recombinase family protein yields MNIAAYCRVSTDKEDQLNSLEAQKEFFSEYTKRTGDMLVRLYADEGISGTKIKNRKEFLRMMADADHHLFDMVVVKDISRFARNTVDLLQSIRKLKALGIETQFLTANMTSMGNSEFVLTIFGALAQEESANTSKRVKFGKKINAEKGRVPNIVYGYDKTIGDYFNLAINRSEAEIVRQIFHMYTEEGAGAAKIANTLNERGLRTKRNCSWSQNAICRIITNELYTGKIINGKQEVSDFLTGQRADKPEDDWIVVDRPELQIISPETFQQAQEILDSRHKTFHTDHERQSNKHLFSTLIKCKECGWSFYRTVRTYKNTYVRWVCSGHTGRGADSCPNATTVDEDELIDTLQEYFAQVLKSKKNIIPYVVKEFQRVYRAKDDNQEYEKELTAQLARLQKTRQKYMDMYTDDLISREELNEKIGGSKKKIERIENELKIVGYNITKGDQLEGILQNTFKTMEDITDVRQMSNAQLKRVIQKIEVDKDGNVDIYLRLLGDLGLDETVLINDNHT; encoded by the coding sequence ATGAACATCGCCGCCTACTGCCGCGTCTCCACCGACAAGGAGGACCAGCTCAACAGCCTGGAAGCCCAGAAGGAGTTTTTCTCCGAATACACCAAGCGCACCGGCGACATGCTTGTGCGCCTGTACGCCGACGAGGGCATCTCCGGCACAAAAATCAAGAACCGCAAGGAGTTTCTTCGCATGATGGCAGACGCTGACCACCACCTGTTCGACATGGTGGTGGTCAAGGATATCTCCCGGTTCGCCAGGAACACGGTCGACCTACTGCAAAGCATCCGCAAGCTGAAAGCATTGGGCATTGAAACCCAGTTCCTCACCGCCAACATGACCAGCATGGGCAACAGCGAGTTTGTGCTGACCATCTTCGGGGCTCTGGCCCAGGAGGAAAGTGCCAATACCTCCAAGCGGGTGAAGTTCGGAAAGAAGATAAACGCTGAAAAGGGCCGGGTCCCCAACATCGTCTATGGCTACGATAAGACCATCGGCGACTACTTCAACCTGGCCATCAACCGGTCGGAAGCGGAAATCGTCCGGCAAATCTTCCATATGTACACCGAGGAGGGCGCGGGCGCGGCCAAAATCGCCAACACTCTCAACGAGCGCGGCCTGCGCACCAAGCGCAACTGCTCCTGGAGCCAGAACGCCATCTGCCGCATCATCACCAACGAGCTGTACACCGGCAAGATAATCAACGGCAAGCAAGAGGTCAGCGACTTCCTCACCGGCCAGCGGGCGGACAAGCCCGAGGATGACTGGATTGTAGTAGACAGGCCCGAGCTGCAAATCATCTCCCCCGAAACCTTCCAGCAGGCCCAGGAAATTCTGGATTCCCGCCACAAAACCTTTCACACCGACCATGAGCGCCAGAGCAACAAGCACCTGTTCTCCACCCTCATCAAGTGTAAGGAGTGCGGCTGGTCCTTCTACCGGACGGTGCGCACCTATAAAAACACCTATGTACGCTGGGTCTGCTCCGGCCACACCGGGCGCGGCGCGGATAGCTGCCCCAACGCCACAACCGTGGACGAGGACGAGCTGATTGACACCTTACAGGAATACTTCGCCCAGGTGCTGAAATCCAAGAAGAATATCATCCCATACGTTGTCAAGGAGTTCCAGCGAGTCTACCGGGCTAAGGACGACAACCAGGAGTACGAGAAGGAACTGACCGCCCAGCTTGCCAGGCTGCAAAAGACCCGCCAGAAGTACATGGATATGTACACCGACGACCTTATCAGCCGGGAGGAACTGAACGAGAAGATAGGCGGTTCCAAGAAGAAAATCGAGCGCATCGAAAACGAACTGAAAATCGTGGGCTACAACATCACCAAAGGCGACCAGTTGGAGGGCATCCTGCAAAACACCTTCAAGACCATGGAGGACATCACCGACGTGCGCCAAATGTCCAACGCCCAGCTCAAGCGCGTCATTCAGAAGATAGAGGTGGACAAGGACGGCAACGTGGATATTTACCTACGGCTTCTAGGGGATTTGGGCTTAGACGAAACCGTTCTGATTAACGACAACCATACATAA
- a CDS encoding HepT-like ribonuclease domain-containing protein, which yields MSDKDGIVLKKILQHIESIMRYCASCHTLEEFSADTMRLEATVFNLMQIGELAKESLSDETKAQIKTIPWQQIYGMRNRIVHGYSGVNMQIVWDTVSVDIPMLHKELKSIIETNT from the coding sequence ATGAGCGATAAGGATGGTATTGTACTGAAGAAAATCCTTCAGCACATCGAAAGTATTATGCGATACTGTGCCAGCTGCCACACGTTGGAAGAGTTCTCCGCCGATACCATGCGCCTAGAGGCTACGGTTTTCAACCTGATGCAGATAGGTGAGCTTGCAAAGGAATCCCTGAGCGACGAGACAAAAGCGCAGATTAAGACCATCCCCTGGCAGCAGATCTACGGTATGCGCAACCGAATCGTGCACGGCTATTCCGGGGTCAATATGCAAATCGTGTGGGATACTGTGTCAGTTGATATCCCCATGCTCCACAAAGAATTGAAATCCATTATCGAAACAAATACCTAA
- a CDS encoding nucleotidyltransferase family protein, which translates to MQKVYSIHEIENILHPVFAGFGVRRAVLFGSYAKGQATPRSDVDILVDSGLRGLAFFGLLEGISSTLSVPVDLIDVSQVERGSPIEMEIQQTGVPIYER; encoded by the coding sequence ATGCAAAAGGTATATTCCATCCACGAAATCGAAAATATCCTCCACCCGGTATTCGCAGGCTTCGGTGTTCGGCGGGCCGTCCTGTTTGGTTCCTACGCTAAGGGACAAGCCACCCCCCGAAGCGACGTAGACATCTTAGTGGACAGCGGTCTGCGCGGGTTGGCTTTCTTTGGTTTGTTGGAAGGCATCTCGTCCACACTGAGTGTACCGGTTGACCTTATCGATGTGTCGCAGGTCGAAAGAGGCTCCCCCATTGAAATGGAAATACAACAGACGGGGGTGCCGATTTATGAGCGATAA
- a CDS encoding AAA family ATPase translates to MPKPIEELAVVDGAPKNGKSWMVLDWCVRVAKGEPVWNLPVKQGSTLYLCLEDPLRRVQDRLLQLTDEVPPNVFFATVAEKLGQGLCEQIQEFVREHDDTVLVAIDTFQIVRSGGQDISYASDYEEVRELKKLADELQLSILLIHHLRKQGASDSPNSDGSDARDATSSGAGFVVPCVPGTAETPVFSRENARPA, encoded by the coding sequence ATGCCAAAACCCATCGAGGAGCTGGCCGTCGTCGACGGCGCACCCAAGAACGGAAAATCCTGGATGGTGCTGGACTGGTGCGTGCGCGTTGCCAAGGGCGAACCGGTGTGGAACCTGCCCGTCAAGCAAGGTTCAACCCTCTACCTCTGCCTGGAAGACCCGCTCCGCCGGGTGCAAGACCGACTGCTCCAGCTTACAGATGAGGTTCCCCCAAACGTATTTTTTGCTACGGTCGCTGAGAAGTTAGGCCAAGGCCTATGCGAACAGATTCAAGAGTTCGTCCGGGAGCACGACGACACCGTGCTGGTAGCCATTGATACTTTCCAAATCGTGCGCTCAGGCGGGCAAGACATCTCCTACGCCTCCGACTATGAAGAAGTACGTGAACTGAAAAAGCTGGCGGACGAATTGCAGCTCTCCATTCTGCTCATTCACCATTTGCGTAAGCAAGGCGCCAGCGACTCGCCCAATAGTGACGGAAGTGACGCAAGGGACGCAACTTCAAGCGGTGCCGGATTTGTCGTCCCTTGCGTCCCTGGCACTGCCGAAACCCCTGTATTCTCTAGGGAAAACGCCCGTCCGGCGTGA
- a CDS encoding recombinase family protein produces the protein MPEPICSPEHDTWEKRFIPAKPKATLRNRLFRVCAYCRVSTDNDAQMSSFELQQAHYRQMADQRPNWSLRHIYADEGISGVSLKNRTAFNDMIAACERGEYDLIVTKSVSRFARNLVDCISLVRRLKNLDPPVGVFFETDNLNTIEESSEFMLTFLASFAQEESVKKREAMIWSLSQRFKDRQLLTPPLLGYDRQRDAAGHYIKYAPLAVNEAEANVVRFIFDAYLYGWSQADIAAFLTDIGCRTKTGSTGWNSGSISYILSNERYCGDILTWKTFTSDLFNHKRKKNRQDMDQYHYRGQHESIIPREKFEMAQALLENRKHSMRGGLPSLHVIDDGIFRGFVPINHHWINDDPGLYYDLSNSVSTPRREIRLLKSAFSMFDLKGYQVVRSQFTQARYEGPAVTLGIDRITFNLFCVRMFADVGHIQLLLHPSQRKIAIRPCDEGAVHCIKWRPDGDMSLYAKVLRCRHFGTALFRIMEWDPNYLYKVRGTWVQRERRQIIVFNLENAVSAVPLPQAGGTRLRRAELYAEAWEYSFGDEFYDHIRENNIFYMGQSAAWQVDRPSVPAPGIEQYKTPTDCELQALADKLKKGDGVGNAGTG, from the coding sequence ATGCCTGAACCCATCTGTTCCCCGGAGCACGATACCTGGGAGAAACGCTTTATTCCCGCCAAGCCCAAAGCCACTCTCAGGAACCGGCTTTTCCGTGTATGCGCGTATTGCCGCGTTTCTACCGACAACGACGCGCAGATGTCTTCCTTTGAGCTTCAGCAGGCCCACTACCGCCAGATGGCAGACCAGCGGCCCAACTGGAGTTTGCGGCATATTTACGCCGATGAGGGGATCTCCGGGGTCTCGCTGAAAAACCGCACGGCGTTTAACGACATGATCGCCGCCTGTGAAAGGGGAGAATATGACCTGATCGTAACAAAAAGCGTCTCCCGCTTTGCCAGGAACCTGGTGGACTGTATCTCTCTGGTCCGCAGGCTCAAGAACCTTGACCCACCGGTGGGGGTATTTTTTGAAACGGATAATCTGAATACCATCGAAGAAAGTTCCGAATTTATGCTCACCTTTCTTGCCTCCTTCGCCCAGGAGGAATCCGTCAAAAAGCGGGAAGCCATGATTTGGTCCCTGTCCCAACGGTTCAAGGACCGCCAGCTGCTGACGCCCCCTTTGCTTGGGTATGACAGACAGCGGGACGCTGCCGGCCACTACATCAAATATGCCCCGCTGGCCGTTAACGAGGCCGAGGCAAATGTGGTCCGCTTTATTTTCGACGCTTACCTGTACGGCTGGTCCCAGGCGGACATCGCCGCTTTTCTCACGGATATTGGATGCAGGACAAAAACCGGAAGCACTGGATGGAACAGCGGCTCGATAAGCTATATTCTTTCCAACGAACGCTACTGCGGCGATATCCTGACCTGGAAGACCTTTACCTCCGACCTGTTTAACCACAAGCGCAAAAAGAACCGCCAGGACATGGATCAGTATCACTACAGGGGCCAACACGAATCGATCATTCCAAGGGAAAAATTTGAGATGGCGCAGGCCCTCCTTGAAAACAGGAAGCACAGTATGCGCGGCGGGCTACCTTCCCTCCATGTGATAGACGACGGCATCTTTCGCGGTTTCGTTCCAATTAACCACCATTGGATCAATGACGACCCCGGGTTGTATTACGACTTGTCAAACAGCGTAAGCACGCCGCGCAGGGAGATACGCCTGCTAAAAAGCGCCTTTTCCATGTTCGACCTCAAAGGCTATCAGGTGGTCAGGAGCCAGTTTACACAGGCGCGGTATGAGGGGCCGGCGGTCACGCTCGGGATAGACCGGATCACATTCAACCTGTTCTGTGTGAGGATGTTTGCCGATGTGGGCCATATCCAGCTGCTCCTGCATCCTTCCCAGCGGAAGATCGCCATCCGGCCCTGTGACGAGGGGGCCGTGCACTGCATCAAATGGCGTCCTGATGGAGATATGTCCCTATACGCAAAAGTTCTGCGCTGCCGGCACTTTGGCACGGCCCTCTTCCGCATAATGGAGTGGGATCCGAATTACTTATATAAGGTCCGGGGGACATGGGTGCAGCGGGAGCGAAGGCAAATCATTGTTTTTAATTTAGAGAACGCGGTGTCCGCCGTGCCGTTGCCGCAGGCGGGAGGCACCCGCCTGCGGCGCGCCGAGCTATACGCGGAAGCCTGGGAATACAGCTTTGGTGATGAGTTCTATGACCACATCCGCGAGAACAACATATTTTATATGGGTCAAAGCGCGGCGTGGCAGGTGGACAGGCCCAGTGTGCCAGCTCCGGGGATCGAGCAATATAAAACGCCGACCGACTGCGAGCTTCAGGCGCTGGCGGACAAACTCAAAAAGGGGGATGGTGTTGGAAATGCCGGCACAGGATAA
- a CDS encoding helix-turn-helix domain-containing protein: MIFDFPERFRYLWQSKNLAQNQLASLIGVDRSTISSYESNIRQPSLDTLSRIADVFGVSTDYLLGRTDSLGFDFLALNGEEKALVYKLAFALSEKNLQLRQLQEGIPDA; encoded by the coding sequence ATGATCTTTGATTTTCCAGAACGATTCAGATACCTGTGGCAGTCCAAAAATTTAGCCCAAAACCAGCTGGCTAGCCTAATCGGTGTAGACAGGAGTACCATCTCGTCCTACGAAAGTAACATCCGGCAGCCCTCGTTGGACACGCTTTCGCGGATTGCAGATGTGTTTGGCGTAAGCACAGACTATCTTTTGGGACGTACGGATTCCCTCGGGTTTGATTTCCTTGCGTTGAACGGAGAGGAAAAAGCCCTGGTCTATAAGCTCGCTTTCGCACTGTCGGAAAAGAACCTACAGCTTCGACAGCTACAGGAGGGGATACCCGATGCCTGA
- a CDS encoding flagellin N-terminal helical domain-containing protein — protein MRIQHNIMAMNSYRNYNNNTSALSKNLEKLSSGYKINRAGDDAAGLALSEKMRAQITGLDAAYKNTKDATSLIKTAEGALQEVQDMLNRMVYLAEESANGVYDNDVDRHALQSEVDALQTEIERIADSANFNGKKLFSSTANMASGSFIFQIGDTANTYDKLSMATILTKGADLRTLLKDALAINISTVAGASAAIGILKSNVATSAINAISDLRGKLGATQNRLDHTLNNLSVMKENIQDAEATVRDTDVAEEMMSYTKNNILIQSAQAMLAQSNAVPQGVLQLLQ, from the coding sequence ATGCGTATCCAGCACAACATTATGGCTATGAACAGCTACAGGAATTACAACAACAACACCTCCGCTCTGTCTAAGAACCTTGAGAAGCTCAGCTCCGGTTACAAGATCAACCGCGCCGGCGACGACGCCGCAGGTCTGGCCCTGTCCGAGAAGATGCGCGCGCAGATCACCGGTCTGGACGCTGCCTATAAGAACACCAAGGACGCCACCAGCCTTATCAAGACCGCCGAGGGCGCTCTGCAGGAGGTTCAGGACATGCTGAACCGCATGGTCTACCTGGCCGAGGAGTCCGCTAACGGTGTGTACGATAACGATGTTGACCGTCACGCCCTTCAGAGCGAGGTCGATGCTCTGCAGACCGAAATCGAGCGTATTGCCGACAGCGCCAACTTTAACGGCAAGAAGCTGTTTAGCTCCACTGCTAACATGGCCAGCGGCTCCTTTATCTTCCAGATTGGCGACACCGCCAACACCTACGACAAGCTGTCCATGGCGACCATCCTGACTAAGGGCGCGGACTTGAGGACCCTTCTGAAAGATGCACTGGCTATCAACATCAGCACTGTCGCCGGCGCTTCCGCAGCTATCGGCATTCTGAAGTCCAACGTGGCCACCTCCGCGATCAATGCGATTTCCGATCTGCGCGGCAAGCTGGGTGCCACCCAGAACCGTCTGGACCACACCCTGAACAACCTGTCCGTCATGAAGGAGAACATCCAGGACGCCGAGGCCACCGTGCGCGACACCGACGTAGCGGAAGAGATGATGAGCTACACCAAGAACAACATCCTGATCCAGTCCGCTCAGGCGATGCTGGCCCAGTCCAATGCTGTTCCCCAGGGCGTGCTGCAGTTGCTCCAGTAA